The Oreochromis niloticus isolate F11D_XX linkage group LG4, O_niloticus_UMD_NMBU, whole genome shotgun sequence DNA segment TTGAATTCATCTTTTGGACCattgtggttacttgcattcctcctgtgttttcttcccaatattttgaacccaATAATGTGTTGTACAAATACTTCCAAAACTTGTCTTTGCCTGCTTGTACACATTGCTTCTTTGGTTCAGGTCTGTTATGTGTTTCTACATAGTTGTGTCTACATGCCTAAGGCAGATTAAAGCCCAATTTAGACATTCATTAAGTAAATCCACAACTCACTGTTACTGTAACACAGGACACTTTATTAAAGTGGACGAAACAGGAATACAGGAAAACAGCACTGCAGGGTAGTCAATCAGTGAACTGAACtacaaaaagtcaaaagtgCCTATCAGGTAGGCTGGAATCATACACGTTACCATCAACAATATCATTGTGAATGTTACACGTACTTAAAGAAAGTTTACAACGAGCGAGATGTACTGACAATAGCCAAACACGGGTAAATGTGTAGTAAATGGCAGTGCGGTAAATCTGCCTAGTATGATATTAAATACACTTACTACTTAATATATCTCAGATGGTTTGTAACGAGCCACGGAAGGCATCATGTTGACTTGAAGGCGCGTGGATACCCTCCGTGCGTGAGTGAAGGCAGCGGCTCGGCTGAGCAGCTGCTGTGTGCAGGTTTGGTGAAGACCACAGTTCTCACCAGGCCTGCTGACGAGGTGCATGGGCATCTGGATTTACAACATGAATTGCTAATGTCGCGATCATCAGTTGTAGCCACTGAAAAGACTAGAAATGGGCGTAATACATTAGATGTCGGCTAGCGCGCGGCTAACATTTACCACAAAGAAAAAGCCTTAAATGCGCTATTCAGCGTCGTGTAATTTCCGCTAAATCCAGAGTCTGTAACTTCACGTAAACAGAAGAAATGCCAGTTTCCATTTCAAAAAAATAGCGAACTTGCCGGCTTCTTcgctgtgtgttgttgttgttgttttggtgacGCAACTTCCGTCGACCAGACGATTGGTCGTCTACAGTGGGTTTCGGCGCTCCTATTGGCCCGAGTCTACAGTGTCTACGCTCACCGTAGATTCCGGGCCAATGAAAAGACGTAATGGTCTACAGACACCGTAGACGTTGCACTAAGAGGGGTCTGAGGGAGAGGTTTGCATAAGCCTGCAAAGGTTTTATCTGGCTCCAAGTCCATTATCAGTCCTTCCTTTCTTCTTGCCTCTTTTTTGGCCATTTTGCAAGCTTATCTCGTGGCTATTAGCTAAATGTTTCTATACAAGCTAACACTTCACCGTGTCGGAATtcggcaggaaaaaaaagaaaagaaactcagTTTCGCCTGATTTTATGTTATAAAGATGTCCTGTACGAGCGCAAAACACAAGTGCAATGAGTCACTTCTAATAAAGGAATTATCTGAGTCAGTTTAGATCATTTAAAACGTTTGGTACTCATCAGAGATTCACGAGCTTACAGAGAAGCGTCCACACAGGTCGCCATCTTGGCTCCTCCTCCATCCACAGCGCTCTTTGATCTTCTCAAAGGACCATTATGACGCCGCGGGCGACGTCACGTTCTCTGCTAAACCGAGTCCTTAAATAGGGGAGCTCCTTTAACAGTTAACATTGGAGCATTTTCAGAAACAGCCAGTTGTTTTAGACAAAGCTAATACGTATTTAACCTGTGACACCGTgctttaaacctttaaaaaaatgtcacaggAATCATTAAATGACTTACCTTCTGGAAGCCATAGTAGAGAGGAATCACTAATGCTGCAGCTTGAGGCTAGTGAGATGAGCCTGTCTCAGGTTTACAGAGACATAGGGCTTCATTTTGAGTACACCCGTAGAATAACTGCAGAACAAAAGGAAGAGCTTGAAAAtattaagaaagaaaacacagatcTCAAGGAAACGCTCAATAAtattaagaaagaaaacacagatcTCAGGGAAGAGCTCGAAAATATTGAGAAAGAAAACGCAGATCTCAGGAAAGGGTTCGAGAATAACAGGAAAGACAACACagagctcagagaagagctcaaaAATAGAAGGGAAGAGCTCAAAAATAGCAGTGAAGAGCTCGAAAATAGCAGGAAAGACAATGCAGAGCTCAAGGAAGAGCTCGAAATTAGCAGGAAAGACAACGCAGAGCTCAGGGAACAGCTCGAAAATAGCAGGAAAGACAACCAAGAGCTCAAAAATAGCAGGGAAGAGCTCGAAAAAAGCAGGAAAGACAACGCAGAGCTCAAGGAAGAGCTCGAAATTAGCTGGAAAGTCAACGCAGAGCTCAGGGAACAGCTCAAAAATAGCAGGAAAGCGAATGCAGAACTCATGAAAACTGTGGAAAATAATCAGCGCCTACTTAAAGTAGGTTCAGGTCTTGCCACAGTGGCCATTGTTGTTCCTGCAGCTTGCTGGGCCATCTCAAAGCTTTTTGGCTGAAGGGAATGTCCCGGGGATCATTCAAAGAACGGGGATCGATACAATTGTGGATTGTGGTCCACATCCACAATTACAGCCCTACTGTAATTGTGGATGTGGACCAGTTACCCTTTAAAAACAGTAATGATGTTTTCCAGCCACAGTCCACCTTCATCCTGGCGTTGTTCCCGCTGGTGCAGGGCACTCGAGCATCTTTTGGACTCGAGCCACAGCCCACCAGCCTGTCATAAATATGCTGTGCTCTCCtttatgtttgattttattttgcccctcacccccaaccccaaccagtcatggcagaagaccgccctccctgagcctggttctgccagaggtttcttcctgttaaaagggagtttttcctctccaccGTTGccagagtgcttgctcataggggatcatttgattgttggggttgaaTTTTTGGGTTTCATTTAATTGTCTTGaactgaaaaacctaaaaattCAGGTGAGGGTTTTACATAGTGGAGAGCACTACATTTGTTAACTGCActttttttattgtagtttttgCAGTGCTTCCTACTACAAAAACTACAGATAAAAACCTTGCAGTTAGCAGcaaatcaaaataaagtttttatttcaaatatatttcattatattttctgtcatcattttattatagattaagtgcaCACAGAGTCTGTCCTtagtgtgcgtgcgtgcgtgtgtgtgtgtgtgtggcagctcCAATTATAGAGCCAGCATTCCTCACTAGTTTGTCTCCTCTCCTTGCATCCTTGTTTCTGATAATGTTGATACAACACAAACTCTCGTCAGAGAGATACATGTTTTAAAGGTGAGCAGccaaataattattaaaacattataaaaacaacacaaaaacagcttGTTAGAGTTAGCTGGTAGATTAGCATTTGAGATTTCCATTGAGAACAGCGAGGTTCAATTTTCAGTCCTCTTTTATTCTCATGATACATGTCGTCCAATTGCATCTCACCCTGCAGGATTTTTacagaaatatttaataaaatcttCTAATTTTCATCATGTTTTTCTGTAATGGTGTCTGGGTggttgacccagtgttttaagTTTGGACATTTTGTCGGTGTTTAGTTTACCtgtgtctgtttcctgttttattatgATAGTCTTTTGTCCTGTGCTCGTTATGTTGagtttacttcctgtttcattagTTAGATTTGTTCCATCCGTGTTTTCACCACTCTTCCTCAAAAGCCTCTTTGTCAGCAATACCGGCACAGAGGGCGAGAAGCCTTGATGCTGATAGACTCAAAcgaaaaccaaaagaaaaagaatttacaaaataaaaatgtctggaAATCATCTTTCAAAACCGCAATTGCAGGGTTAGACCTTTCACCAGGAGGAGAGCTGGATTTGCTGGTGCGCTACCTTGGTAAAGATTCAGCCAAACAAGCCAAACAAATGAGAGCTGTCAATATCAGATGCCCTGAAGTTGGTTTAGCTATGACTTGGGACAGACTTGAAGAAGTATATGGCTTCCCAGAAGCTGTAGAGCAAGCTCTCTTTCAAAAGGTAGACAGCTTCCCTAAAATCACACTTAAAGAGCCTTATAAACTCCGTGATCTTGCTGACCTAATGTTAGAGCTAGAGGCAGCTAAGCTGGATGGTTACTTACCTGGCTTGTCGTACTTAGACACATCAAGAGGGATCCAAGCGATAGTCGAAAAATTGCCGTACAATCTACAAGAAAAGTGGATGAATATTGGCTCAAAGTACAAGCACAATTATGGCGTCAGCTTTCCCCCCTTTACTGTGTTTGTCAACTTCATTCGCACTGAAGCCAGAACACGAACTGACCCTAGCTTCAGCGTTCGCAGCCCTAACCAACCCATAACAACAGAACGAAGACACATGCATGAAAGGTTCCCCAAAGAGCCCATATCTGTTCACAAAACTCAAGTACAGGACAAGGCAGATGCAGAAAAATCCAAATGTGCTGTGAATCCAAATAAACAGTGCCCAATTCACAACAAGCCTCATCCCCTGAAAAGGTGCAGAGGGTTCAGAGAGAAACCCTTGGAAGAGCGCAAACAGATTCTCAAAAAATTAAACGTCTGCTTTCGCTGCTGCTCATCTACTGACCATCTAGCCAAGAACTGTGAATCAGAAATCACGTGCACTGAGTGTGACAGCAAGAATCACATTTCTGCCCTCCACCCAGGTCCAGCACCACGGGAGTCTAAATCGCCCCCTTCCCCACAGCAAGGCGGGGAGAGTGACAAAGCAGACACCCAAGAAGTCACGTCTCGGTGTACTGAGGTGTGTGGAGAAGGAGTGAGCGCCAGAGAATGTTCAAAAATCACACTAGTGAATGTATATCCTGCTGGACACAGAgagcaaacaaagaaaatgtatgCAATCTTGGACGATCAGAGTAATCGATCGTTGGCACGTTCCCAGttctttgatgtttttcagATCCAAGGAGAGAGTCGCCCGTACATGTTAAAGATGTGTGCCGGACTCACAGGAGTATCAGGAAGAAGTGCTTCTGGCTTTATAGTAGAGTCAGTGAATGGAAAGGCAAGTCTTCCTCTGCCAACACTCCTCGAATGTAACGACATTCCAGATAACCGCTCTGAGATACCAACTCCAGAAGCTGCCCATCACCACGCCCATCTACGACAGATTGCTAACTTGATCCCGCCATTAGACCCAAACGCCAACATACTACTATTGCTGGGACGAGACATGCTTCGAGTCCACAAAGTCCGGGAGCAAATAAACGGCCCAGACGACGCCCCATTTGCTCAGAGACTCGACATGGGTTGGGTTGTGGTAGGTGATGTCTGTCTTGATGGAGTGCACAGACCCCCACACGTGAACAGCTATAAGACTTTTGTATAAAAGGCCCCAAAGTTCATAGAATAGTTTTATTGGTGTTTATAAGTTTATATAAGTTCATTTAATATTCACTCTTCTGTCAGTTTGGGCCAGCCCACCTTCTAGTGACATCATCCGGTTAGTAAGGTGGGCAGTTTAATGTcggatgagcagtgttggtctgGAGGTGGTGCACTGATTCCTGGGGAATGTTATGTGTGCGTAAATGACAAGTGAGTATTGACCGGTGTTGTATTTTGCCTTTGTTTGTGTCAGTACTGTAGTATGTTTACCATTTAGGAGCTAATGTAGTCCATAGTTGGAGCGGTAGGCCACGCATGCAACGCGTGAGTTCACCCTCATTTCATATGGCAATTTATGTCGTCAGCTTATCCTGGTTTAGCTTTGTTGACGCTTGTACGGTCGCTCGTATGTCCATAACGTCATTCCTGTGTTATCAAACCTTCTCTGTATGTTGTATGTGATGCTTGTGATTGTTTACTTTGAAGTAGCGGAGTTTGTAGTGTACAATTAGGTATGAGGATTAATAAAATAGCGATCGTAGTTTGACCGGAAGGATCGCGTTCCCGCTTGCCCTTCACAATAAGAGCATTACGGCAGATTGTAATGGGGGcgcttttattttgtacaacTACCGGAAGTAGTTCCTGTGTACTGACGGTAACTTAACCTCGCACTAATGCTGTTTAGTTGCATAGTGTGAGCAGTTTGAAGTGTACTGTATTGTCTTATTTCTATATATGTGATTATGTCAACTATGTTGTATCATGTTTATATTTGACTGTTTTACTTGTTTATTCTCTTTATTTATCGTTATTTCCCTTGTGTATTTCCTTTGTaggaaaccacacacacacacacacacctatgtaCACCCGCTGTTTACAGCCCCAGAAATTGAGTGGTGACAATAAAGTGCCTCAAACGGAACCTCAAGCTCCCTTCTTCTTTCCTACTCTGGGACAATTCGGCCTTAAGTGGTGTTCTGGCCGACACACCGGGGCGACCGTAGTGCTCAAAGTCTGAATCAGTGCCACAGCCGTGCCTATCTTTGATATCTCCACTACAACTTTCATACTGGAGAATGGCCGTGCAAGCCATTTTCAGCCATGCAGCAGTCAAATAACTGTTAAAGAGACATTCACAAAAGCTCCTGAGCATAGTCACaactagtgctgggcgatatggaaaaaatatttatcacgatatgaattattttatatcacgataacgatatatatcacgatataccacctgacctgtggtcatctggaaagtatgcagtctttaaacagcgagtggagagggtgcagtctttgttttgagttactgtaaagcatgtcgcaaatccgggtgcatgtaaagcagcaccatgttgcaaaacaacaagacagagtttctttgtgaaaaatgtcatttttttatactttattttctcttgcataaagttaagagtatgtaaagtgagaagacaacattaatatatttgcacaggctatttaaccctttaagacctaccatagaaccaagtccaccagagcttatcttaaaattgatttattttgagtgtcttcatagttttatttttgagatacacaaatttttatatactacaggaaaaatgaaaataaataaatgcaaatttgcaaaaacacagcatgtgcatcaaaataaacgaTTTACAgcagtgtaatttgacttctaagcatcccagaaacgatacagaagaacataaagtcaaacatgacttttaaaaacaccaacataggctttgaagcttaaaaaactacattttccgcgaaaatgacatcacttccggtttcggacatgtaatggcggacatgcgatagttcgcgctgagtTATATTCCAgtgtaggaagtgttatgaacagctgatcggatcggcaaaacctgtttctggaatattatgtttttgttgctgcaagtctggaatattatgtttttgttgctggaagtgctttttatgcaatttttgcaaagctatgtgtggaaggaaaccgtgacctagggcaagctaatggaataagatgtaagtacaactcctaccgtttcatatgcaaaaaaaaccattattgcgctaccttacgtggttacagttctacagggatttaaaaatagttagggaAAACGGAGTttgcctgctccgaccggttttaaagggttaatgatatattttatgtaataatttgtaaaattcgggttagaaacgatagaaacgatagaagacaaatggcacgatagaaacttttctatcgtccacacgatatatatcgtcatatcgcccagcactagtcACAACCCCTCAAGCCTTCATGTATCAGGATGTAATGTGGACAGCATTGGTCAGCAGGTTTTCACACGCACAGCGGATGATCACAGACTTGCACCATCAGTTGAGGATATGCAGTTTCTCCAAATAATGGACTCAGAGTTCTATCAGGGCAGTGACAAATAGCTGGGTTGGTCCTCTGCCTTTCCGATCGCCACGACAACGGCTCCCGAACAACAGACAACTAGCCTACGATCGCCTTATGTCACTCCGGCGCACTCTTGAAAAACGACCTGAAATGAAAACACACTTTCTGGAGTTTATGAAGAACATGCTTACCAGAGGACATGCCGAAGTGGCACCAGCTCTCAGTCAGAACCAGGAATGCTGGTACTTCCCTTTGTTTGGAGTTTACCATCCGAAGAAACCTGCCAAAATTAGGGTCGTATTTGACTCAAGCGCCCCATATGAAGGAGTCTCTCTCAACGACGTGTTGCTAACAGGCCCCGACCTCAACAACAGTCTTGTTGGGGTGCTCATAAGATTCAGAAAGGAGCAGGTGGCCATAACGGCGGACATTGAACACGTTCCACTGTTTTGTTGTCAAAGAGAGCCACAGAGACTTTCTCCGCTTCTTGTGGTACAAAGATAACGACATGTCATCTGAAGTTATAGAGTATCGCATGCGGGTGCACATTTTTGGGAACAGTCCCTCCCCCTCCGTCGCCATATATGGGTTGAAGAAAGCAGCAGCGACTGGTGAGCTAGATTTTGGGAGTGAGGTGCGGACATTCATTGAGCGAGATTTCTACGTCGATGACGCTCTCAAATCATTTTCTACTGAAGAAAGGGCTATACAAGTTCTCCAAGCTCAACAGGCTCTTGCTTCCTCAAATCTCAGACTACACAAAGTCATCTCCAACCGACCTACAGTCCTAGAGGCTTTTCCACCAGAAGACAGGGCAAAAAATATTGGAAACTTGGACCTGTGCGCTCAAGACTTGCCAGTGCAATGCAGTTTAGGGCTGCTGTGGAATGTTAACACGGACACTTTCACATTCAAAGTTGAAAACGAGCAAAAGGCCTTCACGCGTAGAGGTGTCCTCTCTACTGTTAATAGTCTCTACAACCCCCTAGGGTTTCTCGCTCCAATCACAATTCAAGGCAGGCTGATTCTCAGAGAACTTACCAGCTTGACGGATGACTGGGATGCAGCACTCCCAGACAACATGAAAGCAGAGTGGAGGGTTTGGAAGGACTCACTTCGAGATTTAGAAGGTCTCCAAATACCACGCCCCTACACTTCTCTCTCTACATCTGGCGCTCAAACCAAAAAACTTTGTGTATTCGCTGATGCATCCGTGAAAGCCATTGCAGCTGTCACTTACATCAAACTGTCTACTTCAAACGAAACAGAAATCGGCTTTGTGTTTGGGAAAACAAAGCTAGCTCCTCAAGCCGGCCTCACGATTCCAAGGCTAGAGTTATGTGCCGCAATGCTTGCAGTTGAAGTTGCGGAGCTGATAGTAGCGGAAATAGACATCACGTTTGACGACATTGAGTACTACACCGACAGTAAAGTCGTGCTAGGCTACATCCACAATCAGTCACGAAGATTTTATGTGTACGTGCATAACAGGGTCCAACGCATCCTCCAATCAACATGCTCCAACCAGTGGAAACATGTTCCATCCGAACTCAACCCAGCAGATTATGGGTCCCGCTCTGTTGCAGCAGCGCAACTGAGCAGCACAACATGGTTTAAAGGGCCGGCCTTTCTCCTCAAACCGTCTGCACAGCCACAATCTCCAGTCACGTTTGACCTTGTGGATCCCGCCCTTGATACGGAAATGCGTCCGCTGGTGACAGCAAATCTGACACAAGCCACAAAATCAACAGTAAGTTCATCTCATTTTGAGAAGTTTTCCAACTACAGTCCTCTCCTCAGAGCAGTTGCCCGCTTGATCCACATTGCTCGTTCCTTTGGTCTATCCAACCAAGCATCCAGCTGTCGTGGTTGGCATCTCTGTCAACCCACGGTGGAAGAATTGGAAAATGCGAAGGTTTGCATAAAGAGTGTTCAGAGTGAGTGCTACAAAAGGGAAATAAAGTGTATTCAGGAAGGAATCAAGATTTTCTCCTCAAGCAGTCTCTGGAAACTGCATCCGATTTTAGACAGTAATGGACTCTTAAGAGTTGGGGGCCGGATCATACAATCTGAACTGGGCATCGACACCACTCACCCTCTCGTCATCCCTGCCCGACACCACTTGGGAACGCTCTTAATACGACACTTTCACGAGACTGTGAAACACCAAGGAAGACATTTCACAGAAGGTGCCATTAGAGCTGCAGGGTTCTGGATGGTAGGGCCCAAAGGGCTATCAGTACAGTGCTTTTTTAAGTGTGTCACATGCAAGAAATTGAGAGGAAAAGCAGAATGTTAGCAAATGGGGAAACTTACCATCTGAACGATTGCGAGTTGCACCCCCCTTCACATATGTGGGTGTAGCCGTGGCATTGTAACACGGCGCACGAGAGGAGGACAAGCTAGCTCTAAAAGGTGGGCCGTGATGTTCTCATGTCTGTCAACAAGAGCAGTCCATATCGAGTTGATCCTCATCCTCACGCCATCAATGCTGCTCACGATGAAACCAGACTCAGCAACGCCACCCCCTGGTGACTTTGGAAAGGGGATACTTCTGAAAGAACAATGGAAAAGAGTACAAAGTCTCGCTGACATGTTCTGGTCCAAATGGAGACGGGAATACCTTCATACTCTTCAGTTGCGACACAAATGGCAGGACAAGAAACAAAGTCTCAAGGAAGGGGACATCGTTCTGCTCAAAGACATTCAGGTGAAGAGGAGCGATTGGCCCATGTGTGTCATAACCAAGACTTTCCCAGGCAGAGATGGACTTGTCAGGAAAGTCGAAGTAACTACTTCTCACTCAGGCAATAAGAAGACTTTCTCTCGTCCTGTAACAGAAGTAGTTTTGCTGCTGTCCCCCGAAAAGTTTAGTGACTGACAATTTAATATGGGATTGTTATAATCCCAGGTGGGGAGTGTTATGTTACTGCTTAGTTAATTTCATGTTTCAGATGTTAGTAAAATGTGCCACTCTGTGGCCCCTTTAAGTCGATATTTTATGACAGTAGAAGAAGAGTTAGACAGGAAGTGGATGTTTTCTTGCTATGCTGTTTCAAGATGGCCGCTCCACATTCATGTCCTTCCTTTGGGTGTTTGTTAAAGCATTGTCCGTAAGTATTTAATGGTAAAAAGCAACGAGACACTCCCAAGTGTTGTCTTTATGTGTGATGGATCACAGTTAACAAGTTTTCAATGTGCTATTCATATGTAAATGAGATCGCCAGTTCATATGCTAATTAGCGGTGCTAATCGTCATGCTAGCTTCTCAAATGCATTGTTAGGTCATTGGTTTAAGGCTGTACAATCCGTTAAGGCTGTATGTTGTTGTTAACAGTACAGATGAGTAATGTGCATTTCCACATATGCTTTATTGTTACAGtttcacaaaatgaaagaaCCAGTAAACTTCATAAGATCTCATCTATTGTCTGGACTTCCTGGgttcatgtttagctgtttggATAGCTAGTCAGACTTCTAGCGAGGCCATTTACAGTGACACTAATTAGTTAGAAGTGGAAATAAATTCACAAATGAATACTTTATTCaatgttttaaattaattgaactgaattttaataaattttattaaaaaaataaaactcaccATCACCCCAGAATTCATAAGCACAACCAACCAAGGTCTTGCAACAGTTGTATAAGGATCAAATGTCCTGTAGTAATGGGTCAGACTCCCCATACTCCCCAAGCATCTCCCACAGGACACTCTGAGGGACACAAacgccttctccaagtccacaaagcACATGTAGACTATTTGGGTAAACGTCCATGCACCCACAAGTATCCTTAAGTGGGTAAAGAGCTGGTCAGgaccaggggtccgttcttcgtacctcgctaagtaagttagctggatttaattgttgacgatttcgcgtgatcttggatcgttcggttctccgaagctcatccgggacttgctgtcatagcaacagatccgtaagcgtaaacctgcttgggagcaggcttactttatgtaaacaggattagatcgcggccactcaggtatgtccgcttcatttatacgaaagcaacagcgatatttctccactgtttttccataaataaatattatcaatgtaactaaagataatgcagtatttgattcttttattgatttcatacagatacatacaggtcatttcctaaaaaaagggaaatgtactattaatcattccatttcatgtatttgattatttcagatgtaattcatattttagagtagtaatagtaaaacacttcgtgtaatcaagatgagagaccacggctataaaagcgaaggtggatttgggaagtctgtcgcagccatgtcctgtccgtttgtacgcgagcaacccgttgcggaaggtgcaagattgataaggagagttttcagaattcagcggatattgcgggatagacaggatcctttagctcagcgcgacagtgtgctcatagagagtgTGAaggggagaaatattttactgctattatttgctgctattttcagggttcgtacgggtgcttgaaatccttgaaagtGCTTGAATTCTGATGTCCTCTTTTCAAGGTTGtgaaagtgcttgaatttcagatgtggtgcttaaaagtgcatgaaaatgtaactgtatttcattcacaataaatagctatctgattgaattgttttctgatcagatagagaaataaaatgagtaacaaaaagcaaaagcaatttTCCCCCGCGTGGGCTGCCTTGCGTCTGTTTTAatatgtgaccccgcccctccctcggacagttggggatgagtgcgctaacatacctgtaggttgctgttttaatgcttttaatgtttttaatgatggaaaacaacaatggcggagtTTGCGCTCTCTGgtcgcatgataggtgagtcctagtaaataattttccagtacgCGACGCGTACGTTACACATgctatttaaagaaaaagaaaaaaaaaagattattatttagctagctatcaaactcgctggagacatgattgaaatgcactgagtgtgatgcagtatggcagcgctattacggaatatgctgtgaacttagctaacattacttagcagtaatatgagtaatttactcaagtgaaagctttaaacattagcccgatacataactagctaacttaaggctttctgattaaccctctggggtcgacggacccagatcctccatttcaacttgggtcaaatgtgcggacttcaaactatataccagtttttttaaattgtattgataggtcacgtaaaaccgatgttttttgttttttattttgttttgttttgttttgttttggggggaggggggtctGAATACaacagtggcgtttactccgggaagaaacggcaaaaactgttttttatggagagcgctagcaaagacgctttgcttgtgagtgaaaaaagaaaaacactccttccctattggtggaaaaatgtaccatgtcgaccaatcaaaaaaatgatacagcaacatgtggtatttggttgttgggaagagagggaagagagagagcgagtgagcgaaagagagagagagagttttgatacgagatttgtgacgtttatcgtgtttggagtctcaagttagtgtgttgtcttgtgtagttagtgtgtagtgtagtagttgtgttttgtgtgtcagttctactagtgaacgttacagttgctgcaaaaaagccaccaaaggcaggttgcagtgtaaacgctgagtgacacacctgctgtcagacctgcaggtttatccctgtgctgttctcatctGTGTTATAGTGACACAAACTATGTTTTGgagttgcataaataatttgtgtgccttcttatttgatgcagaaca contains these protein-coding regions:
- the LOC109201962 gene encoding dynein regulatory complex subunit 4; the protein is MSQESLNDLPSGSHSREESLMLQLEASEMSLSQVYRDIGLHFEYTRRITAEQKEELENIKKENTDLKETLNNIKKENTDLREELENIEKENADLRKGFENNRKDNTELREELKNRREELKNSSEELENSRKDNAELKEELEISRKDNAELREQLENSRKDNQELKNSREELEKSRKDNAELKEELEISWKVNAELREQLKNSRKANAELMKTVENNQRLLKVGSGLATVAIVVPAACWAISKLFG
- the LOC109201783 gene encoding uncharacterized protein LOC109201783 encodes the protein MLIDSNENQKKKNLQNKNVWKSSFKTAIAGLDLSPGGELDLLVRYLGKDSAKQAKQMRAVNIRCPEVGLAMTWDRLEEVYGFPEAVEQALFQKVDSFPKITLKEPYKLRDLADLMLELEAAKLDGYLPGLSYLDTSRGIQAIVEKLPYNLQEKWMNIGSKYKHNYGVSFPPFTVFVNFIRTEARTRTDPSFSVRSPNQPITTERRHMHERFPKEPISVHKTQVQDKADAEKSKCAVNPNKQCPIHNKPHPLKRCRGFREKPLEERKQILKKLNVCFRCCSSTDHLAKNCESEITCTECDSKNHISALHPGPAPRESKSPPSPQQGGESDKADTQEVTSRCTEVCGEGVSARECSKITLVNVYPAGHREQTKKMYAILDDQSNRSLARSQFFDVFQIQGESRPYMLKMCAGLTGVSGRSASGFIVESVNGKASLPLPTLLECNDIPDNRSEIPTPEAAHHHAHLRQIANLIPPLDPNANILLLLGRDMLRVHKVREQINGPDDAPFAQRLDMGWVVVGDVCLDGVHRPPHVNSYKTFV